Genomic DNA from Sphaerodactylus townsendi isolate TG3544 linkage group LG14, MPM_Stown_v2.3, whole genome shotgun sequence:
CCAATTCTGATGGCGCATGTTTCCACTGTAGGGGACTCAGCCTGTATATGACCCCCTCCCGCAAATACAATCTACAGCTCAGTGAAAATAGTTCCGTCTTACAGTTAAGAATGGAAGTTAAGAAAtgacttggggagggaagggagttgaATATTTAATATACCATGTTAATATGCTGTCAGTCATTCTGATGATTATTTATCCAAAAACATATACAACGTTCTTCTGAGTGATCTCTGGTTGatgcttttgtgtgtgttccATCCCCTTCAGTTGTATTGCCTTTGTCAGGAAAATGGCTCTGGAGCTTACAGAGGACAGtatggggatggggggtaggggAGCTGCCTGTTAGAGAATCTACCttaatggcagccacctgggaatccaccataatggcggaaggaatggggtggggaacagaacgcttcctgcttgccatagttcacacaggcaagcaggaagcatctgaaactCAGGTTGGGGGGGAAAAGCCActgatttagtgactttcatttaacccaggtccaggcaaatataatgggttagaagtgtttgggggGGCTTTTACCAGGTGGAATGGGTTTAAATTTAAGCAAATTTGATCAATGGACTAAAACTTATGCAATTAATCAACTGTGATTTATTTAATTGGAGGAAAGTCCTAGGTTACATGAATGCTCACCAAGGGGAAAGGTTTAAACGGAAAATCAGAAGAATAATTATGGGTTTCCAATCTCTGATGTAGTAGCTGTACTGTAATTTCTACTGTAGGGAGGCTAGCTTTTTTTCAGGAAAAGGAAATCCGTATTTGCTCAGAGGTACTTTCTGTTTTCTAGGACCGAAAACTGAGTTCTGAAATAACACTGTGAGCAGACCATGAACAGACCTCCGAAGCCATCTGGCCATACACAACTTGAATGCTGGCATTCTCACAGGGGAGCAGCATGCCGCGTGGTGAGACTACGTTCTATATTCTGAAACAACTTTTCAGAATAAAATTCTTGGGAAATATCTGCTTTTATTTACCAGGAAATACACAATGCCTCTTCTCAGTAACCTTAAATAAACAGCGTCATTAAAAATGAGCATCTGTGAAACTTCCTCTCCATGATCTCAGAGAAAATGTTATAGGGGCGTTTGTACATGACAATAGATTCAATTTGTCTGCAAGGCAAAGCAAACTCTTCAAATACTTGTCAAAGTGGGATCACATAAATTGTCATGCCAGTTCTCTGGCTTTTCTCCTCACTAGAAGGCATATATGCCTTCTAGCAGACTGAAAGCGTGTTATAGACAAGAGCAGTGTTCAAAATATTTCAGATGAGTAATTGTCACTTTCACAGCTGAAAACAGATGTTTAGAAAATGGATGAGAGAGCAGAGAGAATGGACATTCATTTCCCCTGATTCAGACGTTTAAGGTTTATGGTATGACTGCTTGCTGTGATTTTATATCACTGAGAACTTTCCAAATTTCGAAATTCACATCTGAGATTAAGAACTTCCACTTGGAAGCCAGTTTACGGAGCTGATCAGCATGGTTAGTATGGTAGACTCGCAGAATATCGAACAACACAGATTTGGGTAATGTTTAAGAGAATGATACAGAATTGAAACCAAGATGCTTATAACATGGCGTAACGACCAGTTTAATTTAATGACTGAAATCGTTTTAGCTACTGTTACCCATTTTCCCTGTAATGAAACTCAGCTACAAAATACACTCCAGAGAGAACTTACCACCAAACAGGGTTATTAAGAGTAAGCAAGAACTTAGTGCTGTTCTGACTTCTTTTACAGGGCGCCTGATTTAAAGATGAATTATCCCCAGGCAGATAGGGAAGAAAAAGCACTGAATGATGAGCTGGAATGTAAAATCTGTTATCAGAAGTTTAATGTTCACAGCAGGAAGCCCAAGATTCTGGACTGCCTCCATCGGGTGTGTGCTAAATGCCTGACAAAAATCCTCCACATGGGAGATGGCTCCCTATGCATCAGCTGCCCCTTCTGCCGCCATGAGACTGAActgcaggaagaggaagtggaagGCCTCCCCGACGACACAAACGTCATGTCCAAACTTGTGGCCAAGGACAAAACGGCATGGAGTTCGGACTGCAAAGAAGTGGTCTTGACGCCCAAAAACCTGGCTTCCTCAAGCCCTTCTAATGGGTCCTCAAACTGCCTGGTGATAACCATTATGGAAGTGCAGAGAGATTCCATGAGGACTCCCAGCCAAAACACTCTCTCGGATTACTACACCGATCACAGCCTTGAGTCGGCATCTGTAAACTCTCACAGCCATCTCGATCAAGATATTTTCTCTAAACTCTGCAACCATGTCCCCAGGATACTGGTGTGGCTGCTGGGGGTTTTCTACTTCGGTTCTTTGCCACTTGGAATATATTTATTAGTGATTCAGAAAGTGACCCTTGGGATTGTCTGCGTCAGTCTTGTTCCATCCAGTCTAACAGTGTGTCTTGTGTACGGCTTCTGTCAGTGCCTCTGCCAGGGAATGTGTGATTGCTCCTCTAGAAACTGACACTTTTTAAATCAGAATTTTGGATACTGCTA
This window encodes:
- the RNF182 gene encoding E3 ubiquitin-protein ligase RNF182, producing MNYPQADREEKALNDELECKICYQKFNVHSRKPKILDCLHRVCAKCLTKILHMGDGSLCISCPFCRHETELQEEEVEGLPDDTNVMSKLVAKDKTAWSSDCKEVVLTPKNLASSSPSNGSSNCLVITIMEVQRDSMRTPSQNTLSDYYTDHSLESASVNSHSHLDQDIFSKLCNHVPRILVWLLGVFYFGSLPLGIYLLVIQKVTLGIVCVSLVPSSLTVCLVYGFCQCLCQGMCDCSSRN